The Xiphias gladius isolate SHS-SW01 ecotype Sanya breed wild chromosome 7, ASM1685928v1, whole genome shotgun sequence genome window below encodes:
- the LOC120792222 gene encoding LOW QUALITY PROTEIN: protein FAM181B (The sequence of the model RefSeq protein was modified relative to this genomic sequence to represent the inferred CDS: inserted 3 bases in 2 codons), with protein MQVVRHKQRVKXPAVPLPLLFDVLTSLVRPPVRSPCXSSEPVTSTLECLQEPHEQHQDQAFVRGHALRRPLVRGITADATGVAAGLSRVMAVQTAIMNPQFMNFCFPGSVVEYDVEKSLDGSLLVEAETDEDYKETTRDLLSFIDSASSNIKLALDKPVKSKRKVNHRKYLQKQIKRCTGIITPGNVAETPVKRQGSPPAQPSPLQSKTLPKRDGVQGSNLQSKSLAALFSPVKDIRGEKAKKPPLRHRNLPPSFFTEPANCSKVSSTSGMTLKDLERGNPEAADFFELLGPDYSNMVSDQDLYQSVPLRAQPEVGGPDPASYDAHHLVGGLLYSEPWTSCSGPSKKLGESLRTGPAQPPVYCHSEAATGPIEDNALCTLAFPNFFTDCSVPQVTYDLSGGYNRANYSSL; from the exons ATGCAGGTGGTCAGGCACAAGCAAAGAGTTAA TCCTGCGGTCCCTTTGCCCCTCCTCTTTGATGTTCTGACATCATTAGTCCGGCCCCCTGTAAGATCTCCTT TTTCCTCAGAGCCCGTCACTTCTACTCTGGAATGTTTACAGGAACCTCATGAGCAGCATCAGGACCAAGCGTTTGTCAGAGGACATGCTCTGAGGAGACCTCTGGTTCGGGGGATCACAGCGGATGCCACAGGTGTAGCCGCCGGGCTCAGCAGAGTTATGGCTGTTCAGACTGCAATCATGAACCCTCAGTTCATGAATTTCTGCTTCCCCGGTTCCGTGGTGGAGTACGACGTGGAGAAAAGTCTGGATGGGAGTCTTCTGGTGGAGGCAGAAACTGACGAGGACTACAAAGAGACCACTCGGGACTTGCTGAGCTTCATAGACTCAGCCTCCAGCAACATCAAGCTGGCTTTGGACAAACCAGTGAAATCCAAAAGGAAAGTCAACCACCGTAAGTATCTACAGAAGCAGATCAAGAGGTGCACTGGCATTATAACACCAGGGAACGTAGCAGAAACCCCAGTAAAAAGACAGGGGTCCCCCCCGGCTCAGCCCAGCCCTTTGCAGAGCAAAACTCTACCTAAGCGTGATGGGGTCCAGGGGTCCAACTTACAAAGCAAGAGCTTGGCAGCCCTCTTCAGCCCTGTGAAGGATATAAGGGGTGAAAAAGCCAAGAAGCCACCCCTGAGGCACCGCAATCTGCCCCCCTCTTTCTTTACTGAGCCTGCCAACTGCTCTAAAGTCAGCTCCACGTCTGGGATGACGCTGAAGGACCTGGAACGAGGAAATCCCGAGGCTGCAGACTTCTTCGAGCTCTTAGGCCCCGATTACAGCAACATGGTCAGTGACCAGGACCTCTATCAGAGCGTGCCTCTCCGAGCGCAGCCGGAGGTGGGAGGCCCGGATCCTGCTTCCTACGATGCTCACCATTTAGTTGGCGGTCTCCTCTACTCTGAGCCCTGGACTAGCTGCTCTGGACCCTCTAAGAAACTAGGGGAGAGCCTGAGGACAGGCCCAGCCCAACCTCCTGTCTACTGTCACTCTGAGGCCGCCACTGGGCCCATAGAGGACAACGCACTGTGCACTTTGG